The nucleotide sequence CTAACATGCCAATTAGAATAGTCTGTGATATAACCGAAACAGCACTACATACCATATCAAATTCTTGATTAGTTGACTCAGCATGACCTTTTAGTCTTGCCGAAACAAAATTGCCAGATTTTTTAACAAACTCTACATTAACCATAATTATGCATCTATTTTTTCTATTTGTAATTTAGTGTACGGCTGTCTGTGACCTTGTTTTTTTCTGTAGTCTTTCTTTCTCTTGTACTTGAATACAACAATTTTTTTGCTTTTTCCCTGAGCAACTACTTTAGCTGTAACTTTTGCTCCTTCAACTGCAGGGGTTCCTACTACGAACTCTCCATTGTCTTTTGAAACTGCAAGAACGTTATCTATTTCAACTGTACTATCTACTTCAGCTTCTAATTTTTCAACGTATATAACGTCTCCTTCTGAAACCTGGTACTGTTTTCCTCCAGTAACTAAAACTGCATACATATAAAACACCTCCTCTATCCAGTCTCGCCATTAAGGTACATATGTATATGTTTAAAAACCTAATCTGTGCGGCCTACATCAGTCATTTTAACATATGGTATATTATTTGTAAAGCATTTTTATGCTGTATTCCTCACAATTATCTATATTATATACTATGATTGGATGTATAGACATTAAAGTCACTTAATGCATTTATTTGGCTTGAAAATATAAGTGGCTCAACCTTATAATAAAGCTTTGAGTCATATGTTAAATATATATTTAAGCATAATGCATTAATATTTCTTATAAACTGTAACATATTACTCTCAACACTTCGCTCATATATAGTATTTAATGTTATATGTATATTCTTTATATTATTTCCACATACTCTTTCTTCTATTTTATTTCTTATTAACATACATAAATAAGAAAATTTTAACCTTTTTCCTTTTCCACTGCACACATCACAATTTTCATATATATATTCATACAATGATCTATTTACCCTTTTGCGAGCTATCTGCACCAGATTAAGTTCCGTAAAAGGATAAACTGCAGTCTTGTTTTTATCATCACAGAAACCATTTTTAAGTTTATCTATTACTTTACATTTGTTTAATTCATCTTTCATATCTATAAAATCCACAACTATTATACCACTCAAATTTCTAAGTCTTATTTGCCTTGCTATTTCCTCTGCAGCCTCATAATTGGTATTATAAGCTGTTCTTTCCTTGGTATAGTTCTTAATATTTTTACCTGAATTAACATCTATGACATACATAGCCTCAGTTTTATTAATAACTATATATCCCCCACATTTAAGATAAATTCGATCATTTAAAAGCTTTAGAAGTTCATTTTCTATACCGTAATGTTCAAATAAATTAGGCTTTCCTATAAAAATTTTAGATTCCATTTCGTTATACAATGAATCTTCCAAAAAGTTTTTTATAGAAATATAATCCTTTTCGTCATTCAAATATACACTAAGATTATAAAAGCTAACTCTATCCCTAAGTATTTTCCCTATAATGCCGCCATTATTAAATAAAATTCCTGACTTAGTATTATAATTAGCTTTCATAATGACATCATTATATAAAATATACAGTTTTTTCATTTCATTATTTATATCTTCTATTTTTGCATTCCCAGCAGCAGTTCTGAGCATTACTCCTGTATCTTTTGGTTTTTTTATATTATGTATAATATATTCTTTAAAATCTCTGTCAGTTATTTTTTTAGAAAAATTAACCATGGTGTTTGATGTAATTAAGGCTGAATAGACTCCAGGTATACTTATATCACCCGTAACTCTTGGTCCTTTATCATAAGAACCTTCTTTAACTATTTGAACTATTATACTGTCTCCCTTTTTTAAATTACCATTATTAAATTTTTCATCAACATAAATATATGCATTTTTCTCATATCCTATATCTATAAAAGCGCATCCAATAGAAGGCACAACATTCTTCACAATTCCTAAATATATTTCTCCATAACATGGTACACAAGAATCCTCTTCCATAAAATATTCCTCAATTACTCCATCATTCCTTATAACTATTCTCAAAAGATCCTCATGCCTTTCTACAAACATTTCCTTCAATCAGATCACCTTCTCTTATAATATTATTGATTACAATTTTCTGCTGCTTCATAAAGAGGAACTAAACCTTTTTCTGAATTTGCATACATTTCTTCTCTCTTTATATCAATAAAAGCATCCAAATTTGCCCCATACGTATTATCCTGTATAAATTTTGCAATGAGTACCGGAGAAAGATTTTGTCTGCTGCCACATAGAACCAAAACTTCTACAATCAAAACATTTTCTTCTATCTTGTAGTTAAATCTTTTTATCATTGGTTTTATATCAACCCTCGCTTCTTTAGTTTTACTCTTTTTTAAAGTTTCCCATTTCTCCATTTTTAATAAGTTCTCAATACTAGTTTTTATTGAAATTTTGTCTAAATACTTAATATTTATTAAATATTTTGCAGCATCCACCGCTGCCATGGCTTTAAATACTTTTATATTTTTAGCTTTATTTACCTTAACTGCTTTAAATATTTTTATTCCTGGCGGAGCAACCTCATTCAATTTATCCAATATAATTTGCGGATCTACATCTTCTCTGAGTTCTAGATCCATATAATCTCCAGATGAATAAACTCCAACAGCTAAAGGTTGTGCAAGTGATATATTAACATGTGGATTAAAACCTTTAGAAAATTCCAAAGGGAGACCTGACCTTCTGAGCATTCTCTGAATAGTCCTCATAAGATCAAGATGTCCAACAAATTTTATAATATCCTCTTTACTAAACTTCACTAAATAGCGCACCTTCAAAACACTTCCCATCCAAATTATTATTCACTCCGCATCCCTTGCAACCTTTTCTGCAATCAGGAGTCACTTCAGCCTTTTTAGCTTTTTCATTTTCACGTATCAAAAAATTCTTATCAACTCCCACATCTACAAAATCCCAGGGCAATATTTCATCATATTCCCTTTGTCTATATGCATAAAAGTCACCATCTATATTACATTCTCTAAATGCTTTCATCCACGCATCAAAATTAAAATACTCTGCCCAGCCATCAAATTTGACTCCATTTTCAAAAGCTTTAACAAGAACATCACAAAGTTTTCTATCTCCCCTTGCAAATATTGCTTCAAGATAACTTAAAGGTGTATCATGCCAGTTATAAACCACATTCCTGTTCTTTATGAGTCCTCTCAGATTACTTATTTTTTCTTTTATGTCACCCATTCTCGCTTGAGGTGACCATTGAAAAGGTGTAAATGGTTTAGGCACAAATGTAGACGTACTCACTGTAACCTTAAGTCCCTTTCTTCTTACTTGTTTAGGAACTTCATAATATTCCTTAGTGACCTTATAGGCAAGTTCCGCTATTCCACTAACATCATCCATGGTTTCATATGGAAGTCCTATCATAAAATAAAGTTTTATAGTAGACCATCCCGATTCAAATGCACTTCTTACAGAATTCATTAAATCCTGCTCTGTTACTCCTTTATTTATCACATCTCTCATCCTCTGAGTACCTGCCTCAGGGGCAAATGTCAGTCCTGTCTTTCTGATCTTCTGAATTTCATTTATGAGATCAACAAAAAACGAATCAATTCTGAGTGATGGAAGAGACACTCCGACCTTATCTTTTTCATGTTTTCTAACCAAACTATGTATCAAATTCTGTATATCCGAATAATCACATATACTCAATGATGTCAAAGATATCTCCGGATATCCAGTACTATGTATTAATTTTTCCGCCAACTCTAAAAGCCTATCTGTCTTCTTTTCTCTAACAGGTCTATATATCATTCCTGCCTGACAAAATCTACATCCTCTAGTACATCCTCTAAAAGTTTCAAGAACTATTCTATCATGTACTATATCAATATACGGTACAACAAGTTTATCAGGATATGAAACATCATTAAAATTATTTATTATTCTCTTTTTTATCCTTTTAGGGACATCATCGTATATCGGCTTAAATTCTTTTATTGTACCATCTTTATTATAATCGACTGTATAAAGTGATGGTACATAAATACCATCTATATGAGATAGTTCTCTTAAAAATTGTTTTTTGCTCTTCCTGTTTTTATACTCTCTATAGAGATCCATTATCTCGCTCATCTGTTCTTCCCCCTCACCCATAGCAAAAAAATCAGCTATATCATAAAGTGGCTCGGGATTATACGCACATGGCCCTCCACACATTATTATAGGATCGTCTTCTGATCTTTCTGATGCCCTTACAGGTATTCCCGATAAATCAAGCATATTTAATATGTTTGAGTAACTCATCTCATACTGAAGTGTAAACCCTAAAAAGTCAAACTTTTTTAATGGATCCTTACTCTCAAGTGCATAAAGCGGTATATTATTTTTCCTCATGAGGTCTTCCATATCGGGCCATGGTGCAAAAACTCTTTCACAAAACGTGTCTTTTCTTTCATTTAGAATGTAATAAAGTATTTTCATACCTAGATGTGACATTCCAACTTCATAGACATCAGGAAAACAAAAAGCATATCTGATATCCATCTTTTCTATATCTTTATTATAGGAATTAAATTCTCCTCCTATATAACGTGCTGGTTTTTCAACTTTAAACAATATATCATCCGAAATTTTATTCATTTATTATCCTCCGTAAGTATTTCTTATATCTCTATATTTTATCACAACAATAATAACTTTATATATATGGTTTGTAATTCCAAGCTTAAGTTATACGTAAGCTTGGAATTACAAACCATATATTATAAGTTTCCATCTGACTTATTTAAGAATTCTTCAATTGTAATATTACCATAGATTTTAAGCCCTTCTACTATATCATTTTCATATACTATATCAAGCACTTTCATCTGGTCATCCAGTATGATAAAAACATTATATTTATTTTTATCAAAAATACTCATCAAACTTAAAAGATCCTTTTTATAATATACTGAAACAAGCTTGTTTTCAATATATCCTTTTTTCATAAATTTATATCTTTTTTTAATTATATCTCCCATGATTATATATGGTATCCTTTCATTTTCTTTTAATGATGTTATTATTATAAAAATTCCGACTATACCAATACTAAAATTATTAAAACCTTTAAAAAATAAAAGTACATAAAAAAACATAAGTAAAATTCCAATTATAATACTTATATTTATCATTATTTTATTGGATTTTCTATAATTATATCTGCAGCAGAGCAGATCTCTTAAAATCCTCCCGCCGTCTAAAGGAAATCCTGGTATCAAATTAAATATTCCTATCGCTAAATTTCCTAAAAAAAGTATATTCAATTGATCAAAGTGATATCTTTTACTAAAAAAATAAAAAATCAAAGCCATTATAAGATTAAATACAGGCCCTGACAAAGATATTATCAAATCCTGTTTTGGCTCAGCATCATCAAGTGCTTTAAAATTTAATGAAGTACCAACAGGTTTGAATTCTATTCCCAATCCATAAAATCCATAAATTCTGGCAAATATATAATGTACAATCTCATGTGACATTACAATTAATACAGCATATATTATATGTCCTTTATAACCTATGATAAATAAAAAAATAATGTATGGAATAAAATATCTATTAAATTTAATCACAATGGTTTAACTCCTATTCATTATTTTTTGACTATCTTGAAGTATTTATTTGGATTCTCTTTTTGCCCATTGCATAAAATTTCAAAGTGAAGGTGCGGACCTGTAGATTTACCAGTATCTCCACTCTCAGCTATAATTTGTCCTTTTTTTACTGCTCCATTTTTTTTCACAAGTATTTTTTTCAAATGAGCATATTTACTTTCTATACCACTTCCATGGTCAATTAATATATAATTTCCATATCCACTGCTATTATTTCCACAATCTTTTACCTTACCATAATAAACTGACTTTACACCTGAATTTTCACTAACTGCTATATCTATGCCATCATGAAAACTTCTTTCATTTGTTATGGGATCTGTTCTATATCCAAATGTTGATGTTTGAATTCCATTTACAGGTGATATGAAATTTTCTTTTATCTTGTAGTCTACATTATTCATTCCCGAAACTTTGGATTTTAAATTTTCAATAAAATTTTGAAACCAATTTTGAAGATCATTGAACTTTATATTTTCAATCTGAGCAACAATAGTTTTATAATCATATGTTTTATTTATTAACTGTTTAGAATAACTATAAACTGCTTGTGTTTTTGGATTAACCATAACCTTACAACTTATAATTATCAAGAAAAGTATTAAAACACCTGAAAGATCTCTTATTATTCTTTTCATAAAATAGTTACTTTGGGAATTCCTATTTTTTGAATTGTTATTAAATCCATTACTATTATACTTAACTGGATGTCTTATATTGTTTTTTTTTCTAAGTAAGCTATAGTAATCTTCATATTGTGAATTATACCTTCCCATATATCAATCGTCCTCCTAATTTTACACATTTGCATCTACGTTTTTTGCACCTTAACTTTATATATATATATTTTTTTATTATAATTTTATGACTCAGTCCGCGGAGTTATATGATTTTAGAATTAAATAAAAGGCCAAAAAATATAAGACTCAGTATACACAACTGAGCCTTATATAATAAAATATTCAAATTTACATAATCAATTAAAAATATTACCAGTTTTGGGATTGCAACTCAAAATATGCTTTAGGGTGTGAACATACAGGACACTTTTCAGGTGCACTTTCCCCAATATACACAAACCCACAATTTCTACATACCCATGTCTTTTTTTCATTCTTGATAAAAACCTTATTCTCTTTTATATTTTTCAGAAGCTCATTATATCTCTCTTCATGGTGTTTTTCAATTCCTGCTACCATAGTAAATAATCTGGCTATATCATCAAAACCCTCTTGTTCAGCTTCTTTTGCAAAGTTTTTATACATTTCAGTCCACTCATAATGTTCACCACCGGCTGCAGATTTTAAATTTTCCGGTGTCTCACCTATACCACTTAAAAGTTTAAACCATATCTTTGCATGTTCTTTTTCATTATCTGCTGTCAATTTAAATATCTCAGAAATTTGCTCATAGCCTTCCTTTTTTGC is from Clostridium fermenticellae and encodes:
- the rplU gene encoding 50S ribosomal protein L21, which encodes MYAVLVTGGKQYQVSEGDVIYVEKLEAEVDSTVEIDNVLAVSKDNGEFVVGTPAVEGAKVTAKVVAQGKSKKIVVFKYKRKKDYRKKQGHRQPYTKLQIEKIDA
- a CDS encoding ribonuclease E/G, which produces MKEMFVERHEDLLRIVIRNDGVIEEYFMEEDSCVPCYGEIYLGIVKNVVPSIGCAFIDIGYEKNAYIYVDEKFNNGNLKKGDSIIVQIVKEGSYDKGPRVTGDISIPGVYSALITSNTMVNFSKKITDRDFKEYIIHNIKKPKDTGVMLRTAAGNAKIEDINNEMKKLYILYNDVIMKANYNTKSGILFNNGGIIGKILRDRVSFYNLSVYLNDEKDYISIKNFLEDSLYNEMESKIFIGKPNLFEHYGIENELLKLLNDRIYLKCGGYIVINKTEAMYVIDVNSGKNIKNYTKERTAYNTNYEAAEEIARQIRLRNLSGIIVVDFIDMKDELNKCKVIDKLKNGFCDDKNKTAVYPFTELNLVQIARKRVNRSLYEYIYENCDVCSGKGKRLKFSYLCMLIRNKIEERVCGNNIKNIHITLNTIYERSVESNMLQFIRNINALCLNIYLTYDSKLYYKVEPLIFSSQINALSDFNVYTSNHSI
- a CDS encoding TIGR03936 family radical SAM-associated protein, with translation MKVRYLVKFSKEDIIKFVGHLDLMRTIQRMLRRSGLPLEFSKGFNPHVNISLAQPLAVGVYSSGDYMDLELREDVDPQIILDKLNEVAPPGIKIFKAVKVNKAKNIKVFKAMAAVDAAKYLINIKYLDKISIKTSIENLLKMEKWETLKKSKTKEARVDIKPMIKRFNYKIEENVLIVEVLVLCGSRQNLSPVLIAKFIQDNTYGANLDAFIDIKREEMYANSEKGLVPLYEAAENCNQ
- a CDS encoding TIGR03960 family B12-binding radical SAM protein produces the protein MNKISDDILFKVEKPARYIGGEFNSYNKDIEKMDIRYAFCFPDVYEVGMSHLGMKILYYILNERKDTFCERVFAPWPDMEDLMRKNNIPLYALESKDPLKKFDFLGFTLQYEMSYSNILNMLDLSGIPVRASERSEDDPIIMCGGPCAYNPEPLYDIADFFAMGEGEEQMSEIMDLYREYKNRKSKKQFLRELSHIDGIYVPSLYTVDYNKDGTIKEFKPIYDDVPKRIKKRIINNFNDVSYPDKLVVPYIDIVHDRIVLETFRGCTRGCRFCQAGMIYRPVREKKTDRLLELAEKLIHSTGYPEISLTSLSICDYSDIQNLIHSLVRKHEKDKVGVSLPSLRIDSFFVDLINEIQKIRKTGLTFAPEAGTQRMRDVINKGVTEQDLMNSVRSAFESGWSTIKLYFMIGLPYETMDDVSGIAELAYKVTKEYYEVPKQVRRKGLKVTVSTSTFVPKPFTPFQWSPQARMGDIKEKISNLRGLIKNRNVVYNWHDTPLSYLEAIFARGDRKLCDVLVKAFENGVKFDGWAEYFNFDAWMKAFRECNIDGDFYAYRQREYDEILPWDFVDVGVDKNFLIRENEKAKKAEVTPDCRKGCKGCGVNNNLDGKCFEGALFSEV
- a CDS encoding site-2 protease family protein; translated protein: MIKFNRYFIPYIIFLFIIGYKGHIIYAVLIVMSHEIVHYIFARIYGFYGLGIEFKPVGTSLNFKALDDAEPKQDLIISLSGPVFNLIMALIFYFFSKRYHFDQLNILFLGNLAIGIFNLIPGFPLDGGRILRDLLCCRYNYRKSNKIMINISIIIGILLMFFYVLLFFKGFNNFSIGIVGIFIIITSLKENERIPYIIMGDIIKKRYKFMKKGYIENKLVSVYYKKDLLSLMSIFDKNKYNVFIILDDQMKVLDIVYENDIVEGLKIYGNITIEEFLNKSDGNL
- a CDS encoding M23 family metallopeptidase, with product MGRYNSQYEDYYSLLRKKNNIRHPVKYNSNGFNNNSKNRNSQSNYFMKRIIRDLSGVLILFLIIISCKVMVNPKTQAVYSYSKQLINKTYDYKTIVAQIENIKFNDLQNWFQNFIENLKSKVSGMNNVDYKIKENFISPVNGIQTSTFGYRTDPITNERSFHDGIDIAVSENSGVKSVYYGKVKDCGNNSSGYGNYILIDHGSGIESKYAHLKKILVKKNGAVKKGQIIAESGDTGKSTGPHLHFEILCNGQKENPNKYFKIVKK
- the rbr gene encoding rubrerythrin codes for the protein MELKGSKTEKNLLEAFSGESQARNKYTYFASTAKKEGYEQISEIFKLTADNEKEHAKIWFKLLSGIGETPENLKSAAGGEHYEWTEMYKNFAKEAEQEGFDDIARLFTMVAGIEKHHEERYNELLKNIKENKVFIKNEKKTWVCRNCGFVYIGESAPEKCPVCSHPKAYFELQSQNW